One Campylobacter massiliensis DNA window includes the following coding sequences:
- a CDS encoding M16 family metallopeptidase has protein sequence MLIKYSKTKLKNGFEIYHIPASKGSSVISVDVFYRVGSRNETMGKSGIAHMLEHLNFKSTKNMKAGEFDEIVKGFGGVNNASTGFDYTHYFVKCSKGNLDEALRLYADIMENLGLKDKEFQPERDVVTEERRWRTDNSPIGFLYFTLFNVAFSYHQYHWTPIGFIGDIRNWSIEDIKEFHETYYQPQNAILLISGDIDKKSAFELGKKHFENIKNKKPLPKLHCIEPEQNGAKRTEIYKDSEVEMLALAFKIPPFNHEDQPALGALAEYLGSGQSSVLQRVLIDEKCLVNSVDVYNMSNIDESLLVVLAVCNPGVKAEAAEDEIWRVLENAKTQKIDEDEIAKIKNSLKSDLIYSLDSASKVANLYGGYLVRGDIKPLFELPEKTAALKPADLNEICKKYARKEKSTTIILRKEKSE, from the coding sequence ATGCTTATAAAATACTCCAAAACAAAGCTCAAAAACGGCTTTGAGATCTATCACATCCCCGCTAGCAAGGGCTCTAGCGTAATTAGCGTGGACGTGTTTTACCGCGTGGGCTCGCGAAACGAAACCATGGGCAAGAGCGGCATCGCTCACATGCTAGAGCATCTAAATTTTAAATCTACGAAAAATATGAAAGCGGGCGAATTTGACGAGATCGTAAAAGGTTTTGGCGGCGTAAATAACGCTAGCACGGGCTTTGATTATACGCATTATTTCGTCAAATGCTCAAAGGGCAACCTAGACGAAGCCCTTAGGCTTTACGCCGATATAATGGAAAATTTGGGCCTAAAAGATAAAGAATTTCAGCCCGAGCGCGACGTCGTGACCGAGGAGCGCAGATGGCGCACGGACAACTCTCCGATCGGCTTTTTGTACTTTACGCTCTTTAACGTCGCTTTTAGCTATCACCAGTACCACTGGACTCCGATCGGCTTTATCGGCGATATCAGAAACTGGAGTATAGAGGATATAAAAGAATTTCACGAGACATACTATCAGCCGCAAAACGCGATCCTACTAATCAGCGGCGACATCGACAAAAAAAGCGCCTTTGAGCTAGGTAAAAAGCACTTTGAAAATATAAAAAACAAAAAACCGCTACCTAAGTTGCACTGCATCGAGCCCGAGCAAAACGGCGCGAAAAGGACTGAAATTTACAAAGATAGCGAGGTAGAGATGTTGGCGCTTGCCTTTAAGATCCCGCCGTTTAATCACGAGGATCAGCCTGCGTTAGGCGCGCTAGCGGAGTATCTAGGCAGCGGACAAAGCTCGGTTTTACAGCGCGTTTTGATAGACGAAAAGTGCCTCGTAAACAGCGTAGACGTCTATAATATGAGCAATATCGACGAGAGCCTGCTCGTAGTGCTTGCCGTTTGTAATCCCGGCGTCAAGGCAGAGGCTGCGGAGGACGAGATCTGGCGAGTGCTTGAAAACGCAAAAACGCAAAAAATCGACGAAGACGAGATAGCCAAGATAAAAAATAGCTTAAAAAGCGATCTCATTTACTCGCTAGATAGCGCGTCGAAGGTGGCGAATTTATACGGCGGATATCTCGTTAGAGGCGATATAAAGCCGCTTTTTGAGCTGCCCGAAAAAACAGCCGCGCTAAAACCGGCCGATCTAAACGAAATTTGCAAAAAATACGCAAGAAAAGAAAAATCCACGACGATCATCCTAAGAAAGGAAAAAAGTGAATAA